A genomic segment from Deinococcus sp. YIM 77859 encodes:
- a CDS encoding VUT family protein, translating into MRASSLGGWRGQAALLTAVYLAAVVAANLVIAAFGAALAPLVAFLFIGLNLATRDRLHDLWGRRVGRNMLLLIITGGALSSALNAGAGRVALASVVAFALSETADALVYHLRRQRPFLDRSNASNVVGAAVDSLVFPVLAFGGFPLGIILLQFVAKAAGGFAWSLLLHASTRRSAVA; encoded by the coding sequence GTGCGGGCTTCCTCCCTAGGCGGGTGGCGCGGCCAGGCCGCCCTGCTCACGGCGGTGTACCTTGCGGCCGTGGTGGCCGCCAACCTCGTGATTGCCGCGTTCGGCGCGGCCCTGGCCCCGCTGGTCGCCTTCCTGTTCATCGGCCTCAACCTGGCCACCCGTGACCGCCTCCACGACCTGTGGGGCCGCCGGGTGGGCCGCAACATGCTGCTGCTGATCATCACGGGCGGCGCGCTCTCCTCCGCGCTGAACGCCGGGGCGGGCCGGGTGGCCCTGGCGAGCGTGGTCGCCTTTGCCCTCAGCGAGACGGCCGATGCCCTGGTCTATCACCTGCGGCGGCAGCGGCCCTTTCTGGACCGCAGCAACGCCTCGAATGTGGTGGGCGCCGCAGTGGACAGCCTGGTGTTTCCAGTGCTGGCGTTTGGCGGCTTTCCGCTGGGCATCATCCTGCTCCAGTTCGTGGCCAAGGCGGCGGGCGGCTTCGCCTGGAGCCTGCTGCTGCACGCCTCCACCCGCCGAAGCGCCGTCGCCTGA
- the hflX gene encoding GTPase HflX, with the protein MKPAQLKALGNLYRRRIEPGRIGSPELARNLAELSSEIRREVSVLIDRRGRVISVSVADAKGAALPDLRLGERRLAGFHLLHTHPRGGALSKGDLSTLFLKRLDAVSALEVREGGQPGLVHTAHLTPPGTVGEEEDWRILPPVPSFQIGDFDLGAQVSALEEEIARAARTREAQKERERAILVQIDQGEFDAEERLDELAELARTAGAEVVHQELIYRRNLKPGTLVGAGKLEELTSRAYHLDADLLIFGQELGPAQAREIEAATGLKVLDRTQLILDIFALHAQGVESRLQVELAQLRYMKPRLLGAGAALSRIGGSAGSAAGGAIGTRGPGETKLELDRRRINDRISFLEKQLEAVAVRREERRKGRARNDVPVISIVGYTNAGKSTLLNAFTHAAEEPRRVLAENKLFATLRPTSRQGYIEGIGPVVLTDTVGFIRDLPRDLARAFRATLEEIGDADVLLHVVDAASPGADLRQAAVNRILEDLGLREMPTVIALNKADAADPETLEREARHTGGIPVSALRNLGLADLKEALADAIAGVQRQELAQREEARERAAEYR; encoded by the coding sequence TTGAAACCGGCACAGCTCAAGGCCCTCGGCAACCTGTACCGCCGCCGCATCGAGCCCGGGCGCATCGGCTCGCCCGAACTCGCGCGCAACCTGGCCGAACTCTCGTCGGAGATCCGGCGCGAGGTCAGCGTGCTCATCGACCGCCGCGGCCGCGTGATCAGCGTCTCGGTCGCGGACGCAAAGGGCGCCGCGCTGCCTGACCTGCGCCTGGGTGAACGCCGCCTGGCAGGCTTTCACCTGCTCCACACCCACCCGCGAGGCGGGGCGCTCAGCAAGGGGGACCTCTCCACCCTATTCCTGAAGCGGCTGGACGCCGTCAGCGCTCTCGAGGTGCGCGAGGGGGGACAGCCCGGCCTGGTCCACACCGCGCACCTCACACCCCCCGGCACGGTGGGCGAGGAAGAGGACTGGCGCATCCTGCCGCCGGTACCTTCCTTCCAGATCGGTGACTTCGACCTGGGGGCACAGGTGTCGGCGCTGGAGGAGGAAATCGCCCGCGCCGCTCGCACGCGCGAGGCGCAAAAGGAGCGCGAGCGCGCCATCCTCGTCCAGATCGACCAGGGCGAGTTCGACGCCGAGGAGCGGCTGGACGAACTCGCGGAGCTGGCCCGAACGGCGGGAGCCGAGGTCGTCCACCAGGAGCTGATCTACCGCCGCAACCTCAAGCCGGGCACCCTGGTCGGGGCAGGCAAGCTGGAGGAACTCACCAGCCGGGCATACCACCTGGACGCCGACCTGCTTATTTTTGGGCAGGAACTCGGCCCGGCCCAGGCGCGCGAGATCGAGGCGGCGACCGGCCTCAAGGTCCTGGACCGCACCCAGCTTATTCTGGATATCTTCGCGCTCCACGCGCAGGGGGTGGAATCGCGGCTTCAGGTGGAACTCGCGCAGCTCCGTTACATGAAGCCCCGGCTGCTGGGCGCAGGGGCGGCCTTATCGCGCATCGGCGGCAGTGCGGGAAGCGCGGCGGGCGGGGCGATCGGCACGCGCGGCCCCGGTGAAACCAAGCTGGAGCTGGACCGCCGCCGCATCAACGACCGCATCTCCTTCCTAGAAAAGCAGCTGGAAGCCGTGGCGGTACGCCGCGAGGAACGCCGCAAGGGCCGCGCGCGCAATGACGTGCCGGTGATCTCGATCGTCGGCTACACCAACGCGGGCAAGTCCACACTGCTGAACGCCTTTACCCACGCCGCCGAGGAACCCCGCCGCGTGTTGGCCGAGAACAAGCTGTTTGCCACCCTGCGCCCAACCAGCCGTCAGGGGTACATCGAGGGCATCGGCCCGGTCGTCTTGACCGACACGGTGGGCTTTATCCGCGACCTGCCCCGTGACCTGGCGCGGGCCTTCCGCGCTACGCTGGAAGAAATCGGGGACGCTGACGTGCTGCTGCACGTGGTGGATGCGGCGAGTCCTGGTGCGGACCTGCGCCAGGCCGCTGTGAACCGCATTCTGGAAGACCTCGGCCTGCGCGAGATGCCCACCGTCATCGCGCTGAACAAGGCGGACGCCGCCGACCCCGAGACGCTGGAACGCGAGGCCAGGCACACCGGGGGCATTCCGGTCAGTGCCCTCAGGAACCTGGGGCTGGCGGACCTCAAGGAAGCTCTGGCCGACGCCATCGCCGGGGTGCAGCGGCAGGAGCTCGCGCAGCGGGAGGAGGCGCGGGAGCGGGCGGCGGAGTACCGCTAA
- a CDS encoding endonuclease/exonuclease/phosphatase family protein, translating into MRLAWTYLLAVAAVWFLGNFVGEGAVPTLLLAYAPPLLWLLPAPFVLAWALWRRRGAGVALAGMLLAMWGAGLLHWRPQQDGTLRVTTLNVSRGRLGTPEGIAAALRAADADLLLLQETNFTRPEFRAKLLAGLPGYTVQTGQEVMTLSRLPVEAAHRYALPGSERTILEVRVRWRGQRLRVVNAHLGTVLVSSVLKGDFARVRRTRDTRTGQVRVLSGLAGQEPGPLLLGGDLNTPPRGLLYRQLQRAFGPDAFDRAGRGPGWTFPSLLLRIDHVMARNLSPTRAQVLPPAGSDHRPLLVEYREGRLFSSGSRSPSSP; encoded by the coding sequence ATGCGCCTCGCCTGGACGTACCTTCTTGCCGTCGCAGCCGTCTGGTTCCTGGGCAACTTCGTCGGGGAAGGGGCGGTGCCGACGCTGCTCCTCGCCTACGCACCCCCGCTGCTGTGGCTGCTGCCCGCGCCGTTCGTGCTGGCGTGGGCGCTGTGGCGGCGGCGGGGTGCGGGCGTCGCGCTGGCAGGAATGCTGCTGGCCATGTGGGGCGCGGGGCTTCTCCACTGGCGGCCCCAGCAGGACGGCACGCTGCGGGTGACGACGTTGAACGTCTCACGCGGCAGGCTGGGCACGCCGGAGGGAATCGCGGCGGCCCTGCGAGCGGCGGATGCCGACCTGCTGCTCCTTCAGGAGACGAACTTCACGCGGCCGGAATTCAGGGCGAAACTGCTGGCGGGGTTGCCGGGCTACACCGTCCAGACCGGGCAAGAGGTGATGACGCTCTCACGGCTGCCGGTTGAGGCCGCCCACAGGTACGCCCTGCCGGGGAGCGAGCGGACCATTCTGGAAGTGCGGGTGCGCTGGCGGGGGCAGAGGCTCCGGGTGGTGAACGCGCACCTGGGGACCGTGCTGGTGTCCAGCGTACTGAAGGGCGACTTCGCCAGGGTGCGGCGGACCCGGGACACGCGGACGGGGCAGGTGAGGGTGCTGTCAGGCCTCGCCGGGCAGGAGCCGGGGCCACTGCTGCTGGGCGGCGACCTGAACACGCCGCCACGTGGTCTGCTGTACCGCCAACTTCAGCGGGCGTTCGGCCCCGACGCCTTTGACCGCGCCGGACGCGGCCCGGGCTGGACCTTTCCCAGCCTCCTCCTGCGGATTGACCACGTGATGGCGCGGAACCTCAGCCCCACGCGGGCACAGGTCCTGCCACCAGCGGGCAGTGACCACCGGCCGCTGCTGGTGGAATACCGTGAGGGGAGGCTCTTTTCCTCAGGCTCCCGCTCTCCCTCCTCACCTTGA
- a CDS encoding S4 domain-containing protein has translation MKQKLPTLVAQARGGRVVRTPFVDGDDIDRRSLQDDEVRYVLAGGFPDARRVVLTLYPAHIPEVDSGVTVLRVTPGAGGPPWDVQDFTVQLRRLSLPEDQLGDVREERGGAFLIAATGKATQTLADLTELGGREVTVETVGETAGRGSKTREVVVPSMRVDVVGAKGFGVSRAYFQQGIDGGKVRLNGQPARASSEIREGDSLSAEGIGRIDFKRVVNETRRGNFRVELEVHR, from the coding sequence ATGAAGCAGAAGCTCCCCACGCTGGTGGCGCAGGCGCGCGGTGGGCGCGTAGTCCGCACGCCCTTTGTGGATGGCGACGACATCGACCGCCGCTCACTGCAAGATGATGAGGTGCGCTATGTGCTGGCGGGTGGCTTTCCCGACGCCCGGCGGGTGGTGCTCACCCTGTACCCCGCCCACATTCCTGAGGTGGACAGCGGCGTGACCGTCCTGCGCGTGACCCCGGGGGCAGGGGGCCCGCCCTGGGACGTGCAGGACTTCACGGTGCAGCTGCGCCGCCTGAGCCTACCCGAAGACCAGCTTGGGGACGTCCGCGAGGAACGCGGCGGAGCCTTCCTGATCGCAGCGACGGGCAAAGCCACCCAGACCCTGGCGGACCTCACCGAACTGGGTGGCCGTGAGGTCACGGTGGAGACGGTCGGCGAGACGGCCGGGCGCGGCAGCAAGACCCGCGAGGTCGTGGTGCCCTCCATGCGGGTGGACGTGGTTGGCGCCAAGGGCTTCGGCGTCAGCCGCGCCTATTTTCAACAGGGCATCGACGGCGGCAAGGTCAGGCTCAACGGCCAACCGGCCCGCGCGAGCAGCGAGATTCGCGAGGGCGATAGCCTCAGCGCGGAGGGGATCGGCCGCATCGACTTTAAGCGAGTGGTCAACGAGACGCGGCGCGGGAATTTCAGGGTAGAACTGGAGGTTCACCGTTGA
- the zapE gene encoding cell division protein ZapE, which yields MIDLLSRNPGLTPDELTAGLAPSARFQHVRFENYRPNPQFPSQEAARASLQAFLKGAQVRPGGFRLFRRRLFSSERTEGRGLYLDGGFGVGKTHLLASAYHAAEGKRALMSFQELMYIIGALGMARAVDAFRDHDLLLIDEFELDDPGNTHMANTFLGQLMPAGTSVVATSNTEPGALGQGRFNAADFQRQIQGIARRFETHRVDGPDYRQRGTTPAQPLTPEEFQAWLARQPEATLAVVRHRDLNRHLLEVHPSRFTKLLAGVEALAVTDLSPMPDQNVALRFVHFVDKLYDLGLRAAFTGAPLGSLFCETYRHGAYAKKYSRCLSRLSELLHEARAEL from the coding sequence ATGATTGATCTTCTCTCCCGTAACCCCGGGCTCACCCCCGACGAACTGACGGCGGGCCTTGCGCCCAGCGCCCGCTTTCAGCATGTGCGCTTCGAGAACTACCGTCCGAATCCGCAGTTTCCCAGCCAGGAAGCGGCCCGCGCGAGCCTCCAGGCCTTCCTGAAGGGCGCGCAGGTGCGTCCCGGCGGCTTTCGGCTGTTTCGCCGCAGGCTGTTCTCCTCGGAACGGACCGAGGGCCGTGGCCTTTACCTGGACGGGGGCTTTGGTGTGGGCAAGACGCACCTCCTGGCCAGCGCCTACCACGCCGCCGAGGGCAAACGTGCCCTGATGAGCTTTCAGGAGTTGATGTACATCATCGGCGCGCTGGGAATGGCCCGCGCGGTCGACGCCTTCCGGGACCACGACCTGCTGCTGATCGACGAGTTTGAGCTGGACGACCCCGGCAACACCCACATGGCCAACACCTTCCTGGGGCAACTGATGCCCGCCGGAACCAGTGTGGTCGCCACCAGCAACACCGAGCCCGGCGCGCTGGGGCAGGGCCGCTTCAACGCGGCGGACTTTCAGCGGCAGATCCAGGGCATCGCTCGCCGCTTCGAGACGCACCGAGTGGATGGCCCCGACTACCGCCAGCGCGGCACAACTCCGGCCCAGCCCCTGACTCCCGAGGAGTTTCAGGCGTGGCTGGCCCGTCAGCCCGAAGCCACCCTGGCGGTGGTGCGCCACCGAGACCTGAACCGCCATCTGCTGGAGGTGCATCCCAGCCGCTTCACGAAGCTGCTGGCCGGGGTCGAGGCCCTGGCCGTCACCGACCTCTCCCCCATGCCTGACCAGAATGTCGCCCTGCGGTTTGTGCACTTCGTCGACAAACTGTACGATCTAGGCTTGCGCGCTGCCTTTACGGGGGCCCCGCTGGGAAGCCTCTTTTGCGAAACCTACCGCCACGGCGCCTACGCCAAGAAGTACAGCCGCTGCCTCAGCCGCCTCTCCGAACTGCTCCACGAGGCACGAGCCGAGCTGTAA
- the queF gene encoding preQ(1) synthase: MKTTEKPAQAGFDRRYDVQGLEAIDVAVLDTFPYVREDDPAAYPGEPMEIEISTDEFSPVCPWSGLPDFGQLRIRYLPREKCVELKSLKYYLTSYRFVGIYHEHATRRLLADLVRLLDPLRMEIRCDYGMRGGLNTVCTVRYVAPDQGGQGA, translated from the coding sequence ATGAAGACGACCGAGAAGCCTGCCCAGGCGGGATTCGACCGCCGCTACGACGTTCAGGGCCTCGAGGCCATCGACGTGGCCGTGCTCGATACCTTCCCTTACGTGCGCGAAGACGATCCAGCGGCGTACCCCGGCGAGCCGATGGAGATTGAGATCTCTACGGACGAGTTTAGCCCGGTGTGCCCCTGGAGCGGCCTACCGGACTTCGGGCAACTGCGTATTCGCTACCTCCCGCGTGAAAAGTGCGTGGAACTCAAGAGCCTGAAGTATTACCTGACCAGCTACCGGTTCGTAGGCATCTACCATGAGCACGCCACCCGCCGCCTGCTGGCGGATCTGGTGCGGCTCCTCGACCCGCTGCGGATGGAGATCCGCTGTGATTACGGGATGCGCGGCGGCCTGAACACGGTCTGCACCGTTCGTTACGTGGCCCCCGACCAGGGCGGGCAGGGCGCGTAA
- a CDS encoding PHP domain-containing protein encodes MAVWPNNIVFREGVQVMRMDLHTHTEVSHDCRTRLRDIPGWMLRTNTRVIAVTDHDQQRGGPLLAQIVADLGLESRLSIIPGEEITTSQGELIGLFLHERIPPGLTPEATVREIKAQGGLVMLQHGFDPLKRYRLRPEATARIADQVDIVESFNSRVSRHRWNLVAAQWAHERRLPVCAGSDAHTLHDIGEAWVETPFRLVRTPADLLAALREGVVAGSWTHPVYAYGRKQWRNLRGRWSR; translated from the coding sequence ATGGCCGTTTGGCCCAACAACATCGTGTTTCGAGAGGGCGTGCAGGTGATGCGCATGGACCTGCATACCCATACCGAGGTCAGCCACGACTGCCGCACGCGGCTCCGCGACATCCCCGGCTGGATGCTGCGGACCAACACCCGCGTGATCGCCGTGACCGACCACGACCAGCAGCGCGGCGGTCCTCTCCTCGCCCAGATCGTGGCTGATCTGGGGCTAGAGAGCCGCCTGAGCATCATCCCCGGCGAGGAGATCACCACCTCGCAGGGCGAACTGATCGGCCTCTTTCTGCACGAGCGCATTCCGCCGGGGCTCACGCCCGAAGCCACCGTTCGCGAGATCAAGGCGCAGGGCGGCCTGGTGATGCTCCAGCACGGCTTCGACCCCCTCAAACGCTACCGCCTCCGGCCCGAAGCAACCGCGCGAATTGCTGATCAGGTCGACATCGTAGAAAGCTTCAACTCGCGCGTCTCGCGCCACCGCTGGAACCTGGTAGCAGCCCAATGGGCCCACGAACGCCGCCTCCCCGTCTGTGCCGGAAGTGACGCCCATACCCTCCACGACATCGGTGAGGCGTGGGTGGAAACCCCTTTCCGCCTGGTTCGCACGCCCGCCGACCTGCTCGCCGCGTTGCGTGAAGGCGTGGTCGCTGGAAGCTGGACCCACCCGGTGTACGCCTACGGGCGCAAGCAGTGGCGGAACCTGCGCGGACGCTGGTCACGCTGA
- a CDS encoding DUF3197 domain-containing protein has protein sequence MHIPDPFGVPGAPLETLQAMLAHLEGLGEVDGQLILITDRQDEQPRGRYAALLTVGEEALVTAPAFGPAYGPAGAQALADLTRWAQARGWPVRETVLPGSDFVRVLAEPEEAEVARLIAASNPSDPAIYTAPPKPARDEDEWE, from the coding sequence ATGCACATTCCCGACCCATTCGGCGTGCCGGGCGCGCCGCTGGAGACGCTACAGGCCATGCTCGCCCACCTGGAGGGCCTGGGTGAGGTGGACGGGCAGCTCATCCTGATCACGGACCGGCAGGACGAGCAGCCCCGCGGGCGTTACGCGGCCCTGCTCACCGTGGGGGAAGAAGCCCTGGTGACGGCGCCCGCCTTTGGCCCGGCGTACGGTCCGGCAGGAGCGCAGGCCCTCGCGGACCTGACCCGCTGGGCGCAGGCGCGCGGGTGGCCGGTGCGCGAGACGGTGCTTCCCGGGTCGGACTTCGTGCGGGTGCTGGCCGAGCCCGAAGAGGCAGAGGTGGCCCGCCTGATCGCAGCGAGCAACCCCAGCGACCCCGCCATCTACACCGCGCCCCCCAAGCCGGCCCGGGATGAGGACGAGTGGGAGTAA
- a CDS encoding family 1 glycosylhydrolase produces the protein MRNLELWAGVEPTVSRVGNEYLDQLALSGFDRRLSDLDRLAGLGITAMRFPLLWERTAPQGVAQADWRWADMRLSRLAQLGVEPVVGLVHHGSGPRQTHLLDPGFVEGLKAYARAVAERYPHVTAYTPVNEPLTTARFSALYGHWYPHARDEQSFWKALMHQLRATVLAMREIRQVNPQARLIQTEDLGHVASTPGLRYQADFENERRWLSFDLLLGRVDEGHPLWSYLRWAGASEREVLWFAEHPCPPDILGLNAYVTSERFLDERVHLYPPHLHGGNGRDVYVDVEAVRVQGEPIGGPTARLREAHARYGLPLAVTEVHLGCTREEQLRWLLDTWQGAQRVRAEGADVRAVTAWAALGAFEWNSLLTRREGHYESGLWDVRAPQPRPTALAHLARQLASGQPPSHPVLAGPGWWRREERFLFTPYGPVQTEPAAGKPLLITGATGTLGRALARACELRGLPFHLLSRQELDIADSRSVTAALREYDPWALLNTAGYVRVDDAEDDPRNDRENARGPQVLAEACAAAGVQLVTFSSDLVFDGRKGAPYVESDTPGPLNAYGRSKRAAEEAVLSLLPGALVVRTSAFFGPWDPYNFAAYVVRELRAGRTVRAATDQIVSPTYVPDLTCAVLDLLIDGEGGVWHLANRGAVSWADFARQVAAVSGLDPARVEGVPTSTLGQRATRPAYSALGSERGWLMPDLEDALHRWSHQAEVTGEERLAAD, from the coding sequence TTGCGAAATCTGGAACTGTGGGCAGGCGTCGAACCGACGGTCAGCCGCGTAGGGAATGAGTACCTCGATCAACTGGCCCTCAGTGGCTTTGACCGCCGCCTTTCTGATCTCGACCGACTGGCCGGGCTGGGGATCACCGCCATGCGCTTTCCGTTGCTGTGGGAACGCACCGCGCCGCAGGGCGTAGCGCAGGCCGACTGGCGCTGGGCCGACATGCGCCTCTCCCGTCTCGCACAGCTTGGCGTAGAGCCGGTTGTGGGGCTGGTGCATCACGGGAGCGGGCCGCGGCAAACCCACCTGCTTGATCCCGGCTTTGTGGAGGGCCTGAAGGCCTATGCCCGCGCCGTCGCCGAGCGCTATCCACACGTCACGGCGTATACGCCCGTCAACGAACCGCTCACCACCGCCCGCTTCTCCGCCCTGTACGGCCACTGGTACCCCCATGCGCGGGACGAGCAGAGCTTCTGGAAAGCGCTTATGCACCAGTTGCGCGCCACCGTGCTGGCGATGCGGGAGATTCGCCAGGTGAATCCGCAAGCGCGGCTGATTCAAACGGAAGACCTGGGTCACGTGGCCAGCACGCCGGGCCTACGCTACCAGGCGGACTTCGAAAACGAGCGGCGCTGGCTGAGTTTTGACCTGCTGCTGGGCCGGGTGGACGAGGGGCACCCCCTGTGGAGCTACCTGCGCTGGGCGGGCGCCAGCGAACGCGAAGTGCTGTGGTTTGCCGAGCATCCCTGCCCACCAGACATCCTCGGCCTGAACGCCTACGTCACGAGCGAGCGCTTCCTCGACGAGCGCGTCCACCTCTACCCGCCGCACCTGCATGGCGGCAATGGCCGTGATGTCTACGTGGACGTGGAGGCCGTGCGGGTACAGGGCGAGCCCATCGGTGGGCCAACCGCGCGGCTGCGCGAGGCCCATGCCCGCTACGGCCTCCCCCTGGCGGTTACCGAGGTTCATCTGGGCTGCACCCGCGAGGAGCAGTTGCGCTGGCTGCTGGACACCTGGCAGGGCGCGCAGCGGGTCCGGGCAGAGGGGGCGGACGTGCGCGCCGTCACCGCCTGGGCCGCCTTGGGCGCCTTTGAGTGGAATAGTCTCCTCACCCGGCGGGAGGGCCACTACGAGAGCGGGTTGTGGGACGTGCGCGCACCCCAGCCCCGCCCCACTGCCCTCGCGCACCTTGCCCGCCAATTGGCCAGCGGCCAGCCTCCGAGTCACCCGGTGCTCGCCGGGCCGGGCTGGTGGCGGCGCGAGGAACGCTTTCTCTTCACCCCCTACGGCCCCGTGCAGACGGAACCGGCAGCCGGAAAACCGCTGCTGATCACCGGAGCGACGGGAACGCTGGGGCGCGCGCTGGCCCGTGCCTGCGAACTGCGGGGCTTGCCCTTTCACCTCCTCTCCCGGCAGGAACTCGACATCGCCGATTCGCGGTCGGTCACGGCGGCTCTGCGGGAGTATGACCCCTGGGCCCTCCTCAACACCGCCGGGTATGTGCGTGTGGACGACGCGGAGGACGACCCCCGCAACGACCGTGAGAACGCTCGGGGACCGCAGGTGCTTGCCGAGGCCTGCGCCGCAGCCGGCGTGCAGCTTGTCACCTTCTCCTCTGACCTGGTGTTCGACGGACGCAAGGGCGCACCGTACGTCGAGTCGGATACACCCGGCCCCCTGAACGCCTACGGCCGCAGCAAACGCGCGGCGGAAGAGGCGGTCTTGTCGCTGTTGCCCGGCGCGCTGGTCGTGCGGACGAGCGCCTTTTTCGGTCCCTGGGACCCGTACAACTTCGCGGCGTACGTGGTGCGCGAACTGCGGGCAGGCCGCACGGTGCGGGCCGCCACCGACCAGATCGTGTCGCCAACCTATGTGCCCGACCTGACCTGCGCCGTGCTCGACCTCCTGATCGACGGCGAGGGCGGCGTATGGCACCTGGCCAACCGGGGAGCGGTCAGCTGGGCGGATTTTGCTCGGCAGGTCGCGGCCGTATCGGGCCTGGACCCCGCCCGGGTGGAGGGTGTGCCCACCTCCACCCTGGGGCAGCGGGCGACGCGTCCAGCCTACAGCGCGCTGGGAAGTGAACGGGGCTGGCTTATGCCAGACCTTGAAGACGCGCTGCACCGCTGGAGCCATCAGGCCGAAGTGACCGGCGAAGAGCGGCTGGCGGCGGACTGA
- a CDS encoding diacylglycerol kinase family protein translates to MTQGTAVVGPGSGPDVTNATLIFNAKAGGSARASPDHLVEALLAIGYHPVYRATDDESALVAALRGVRGTVFVAGGDGTVRAAALHLAGRDGVRLALIPMGTANNVARTLGIEGEPLDVIAAYADARTLPLDLGRVTAPWGSDLFLEACGCGVFADVLAEYDPQEGKSPLRAVGALATAATNFEPLPLALTLDGKAQPEARYALVEVMNTKATGPRLSLATSADPTDGQLNVIRVNAEEREGLFRYATALAGDTFEQLSSVVNDSVRCAELPYLGQAFHVDGEVRPAQPGVTGSVRIEVWAGALSVLVPNGQEG, encoded by the coding sequence ATGACCCAAGGCACTGCGGTCGTGGGACCGGGCTCCGGCCCTGATGTCACCAACGCCACGCTGATTTTCAACGCCAAGGCAGGCGGCAGTGCCCGTGCGAGCCCGGATCACCTGGTGGAGGCCCTGCTTGCGATCGGCTACCACCCGGTGTACCGAGCAACCGACGATGAATCGGCTCTGGTGGCGGCCCTCCGTGGCGTGCGGGGTACCGTGTTTGTGGCGGGGGGAGACGGCACCGTTCGGGCCGCTGCCCTGCATCTGGCTGGCCGGGACGGCGTGCGTCTCGCCCTGATCCCGATGGGTACCGCCAACAACGTCGCCCGGACACTGGGGATCGAGGGTGAGCCGCTGGACGTGATTGCCGCCTATGCCGACGCCCGGACACTGCCGCTCGACCTAGGACGCGTGACGGCCCCCTGGGGCAGTGACCTCTTTCTGGAAGCCTGTGGCTGTGGAGTCTTTGCAGACGTCCTTGCCGAGTATGACCCCCAGGAAGGCAAGAGCCCGCTGCGGGCCGTTGGGGCGCTGGCCACAGCCGCAACGAACTTTGAGCCGCTGCCCCTTGCCCTCACGCTGGACGGGAAGGCGCAGCCGGAGGCCCGCTACGCTCTTGTGGAGGTCATGAACACGAAGGCGACCGGCCCCCGGCTCAGCCTCGCGACAAGCGCTGACCCGACGGACGGACAACTCAACGTGATCCGCGTGAACGCCGAGGAACGGGAGGGGCTCTTCCGCTACGCTACCGCCCTCGCTGGGGACACGTTCGAGCAGCTGAGCAGTGTGGTGAATGATTCGGTTCGCTGCGCCGAGCTGCCCTATCTGGGACAAGCTTTTCATGTGGACGGCGAGGTACGGCCCGCACAACCCGGCGTCACCGGCAGCGTACGGATAGAGGTCTGGGCGGGTGCCCTGTCGGTGTTGGTGCCGAATGGGCAGGAGGGCTAG